Within the Pirellulales bacterium genome, the region CTCAACGAGGCCCAAGAGCGGGTGCGTGCGGTCGTCAAGAAATTGCTCAGAAAACACAAGCATGGTACGGTGGGCCTGGTGGTGCCGGAGCCGCTGGCCAGCCTGCTGCGGGCCTATTTGGAGCAGACCGACGTAGGCGACCTATGGCGGGCAGGAACGGTCCACGGCACCTGGGAGGTTATCGAGGTCGAACCGCGGAGTTTGGCGCATAGCAGTTGAGAGATGAACCATGGCAACCACCACCAGCAGCTCCGACGTAACCACCCCCGACGCCCAGGCCGGACAAGCCAACATGACGCGAAAAAAACGCGGCGTGCCCGAAGGACTGTGGCAGCGTTGCCCCGGCTGCCAGGGAATGGTGTTCCGCAAGGAAGTTGAAAAACGCCTGGGAGTCTGCCCCGAGCCGGGCTGCGACTACCACTTCTATGTCTCGGCACAGGAGCGCATCCGCCAGCTTCTCGACGAAGGCACGTTCGAAGAGTGGGACGCCGAGTTGCTGCCCACCGATCCCCTGGAGTTCGCCGACAAAAAGCCGTATGCCGAGCGGCTGAGTGCCGAGCAGGCCCGCACCGGGCTGCGCGACGCCGCAATCACCGGCATGGGAATGGTGCGTGCCCGGCGGGTCGCCTTCGGCGTGACCGACTCGGCCTTCATCATGGGCAGCATGGGCTCGGTAGTGGGCGAAAAGCTGACCCGGCTGGTCGAACGGGCCACCCAGCAGCAGTTGCCGCTGATCATCGTCAGCGGGTCGGGCGGAGGGGCGCGGATGCACGAAGGCATCCTCTCGTTGATGCAGATGGCCAAAATCTCGGCCGCCCTTGCCCGTTACGATCAGGCCGGCGGGCTGTTCATCTCGGTGCTCACCAACCCGACGATGGGCGGCGTGGCGGCCAGCTTCGCCTCGCTGGGCGATTTGATCTTCGCCGAGCCGAAGGCCCTGATCGGCTTCGCCGGCCCGCGCACCATCCAGGCCACCCTGCGCTTGGAGCTGCCCAAGGGCTTTCAGACCAGCGAGTTCTTGCTGGAACATGGGTTTATCGACCGCATCGTGCGCCGCAGCGATTTGAAAAGCGAAATCGCGCGGGCCATCGACTATTGCGGGAAGTAAATGGGTCTGCTCGACCAGTTCAAGTCGATGCTTTCCGGCGGCCGGGTGGACGTCCGCGCCAAGTACGAGGTGCTGCGCGAAATCACCTCCGGCACCATGTCGACTTTCTACAAGGCCCGCGACAAGCAGACCGGCAAGCTGGTCGGCCTGAAGATACTCGACCCCAAGAAAACGGCCGAGTTCGAGGCCCGCTTCAAAGGCCTGAACAAGCCGACCGAGGGCGAGATTCTCGGCAAGCTCGACCATCCGCGGATCGTCAAATTGGTCGAGCACGGAACCACGTCCCGCGGCGAGCGGTTTGTGGTGATGGAATTTATCGACGGGCCGGGCCTCGATTTGCTGATCATCGGCCGCAGCCCGTTGTTGAAGGGACGCCGCGTGCCGATTCTGCGACAGGCGGCCGAGGCGGTGCAAGCGGTTCACGACGCCGGCTTCATCCATCGCGACATCTGCCCGCGTAATTTCATGGCCGATCCGCAGGGCGACAACCTCAAACTGATCGACTTCGGACTGACGGTGCCGGCCACGCCGCCCTTCATGCAGCCGGGCAACCGCACCGGCAACCCCAACTACATGGCCCCGGAACTGGTCAGGCGGCAGCCCACCGACCAGCGGCTCGACCTGTTCGCCTTTGGCGTCAGCGCCTATGAAATCTGCACCGGCAACCTGCCGTGGGAGCGGGGCGAGACCGGTCTGGTGGCCATGAAGCATGCGGAACATGCCCCCGTCGAAATCGAGCGTTACCGCCCTCAGATCGAGCCGGTGCTGGCCCAGGCCATCATGCGCTGCGTCGAGCGCGAGCCGGAAAAGCGCTTCGCCACGGCCAACGACTTTTTGCAGGCCATCGCCGATGTGAAGTCAGAGGATGCCTGAGCGGTGATCGGGAACGAGCCGACGCCTCGGATCACGCTCGCGGAACTCCGTTCTCCCCGCAGCCGTTCCCACCTCGACGTACGGGTCCGCCACGATCCGGGCGATGGCGCGCCGCAGCCCGTCCGTGAGGCGGAACCACTCGCCGTGGATGCGCAACTCGGCGAACCGCTGGTGCGGCGCCGCTTCGAACGCGCGGCCGCCCCGCACGCGGCCCAGCAGGCTGAGCCGCGCGCCCGACGCGTCTGCAATTGCGCCAACCGCGCCTGCGGGTCGCGCGCCACTCCGATCTTCACGCGCAGCGCTTCGCGCGCTTCGATGAAGTACACGAACAGCTCGCCCGGCCTGTCGTTCGGCGCGTCTCGGAAGGCCAACTCGTCCTGGCATCAGTACACGCTCGTAGGCCGCGAGTTTTTGCGCAGTCCGGTCCCATCCTACCGCTGCATCCATCAATCGACGAACGACAGAGCCGTAGGTTGTACGGGGACGCTCTTTGCCGGCTCACGGAAACGGGCTCCCCCAATGACGCCCTTTCAACGTCAAACGGTTAGTGATGGCGCGGCGGAGGGCGCCAGGCAGGTGCGCCAGCAGCCCGCGCACGCCTTGAAACTGGCCCAGAATGCCGGCATGGATCAACTGCAGATCATCGAACGAGAAGGCTTCCTCCTCGAGCAAATGGGGCCGTCGCTCCAGTCCGGCCGAAGAGGCAAACAGGAACGTGTTTTGGCGGTAAAAAAAGTCAACCCCGGTGTCGCGCCAGATTTTTGGCCGTACGACGTCGAGGCACTGAAAACCTCTCTCACGAAACAGGTTCACCCAGTACCACGGCCATTGGGCGTTCACGTGATGCACGCCGCTCTGGCCGGGCACAGCGGCCGAAAACAGCACGAACGGCGCCAGCGACGCCAGCTTCGTCACCAGGCCCGGGCCGTGCCGCCAGTTCAGGTGCTCCGCAACCTCTAGGCATAAGGCCAAATCAAAGCTCCCCTCGAGCGAGAGCGGGCCATCGAGGTTGGCTTCGCGAAAGCATTCTTGCGGGATGGCGAGACGCTCGCGTTCGACGTAGGGCCCGTCGACCCCGAGGAGCGTCTCGACGCCGTGTTGCTGGAAGACGCTCAGCCAGGCGCCCCGTCCGCAGCCGATGTCCACGACGCTCTGCGGCGAGATCCAGCGCATTAAATGCGGCACCACGACGGCTGCCGAACGCAGGGCGCCTTGCTGCAAGCGATCGAAGAAAGCGTCGTCATAAGGCGTCGTTCCGCCGGGCGGCGAGGAAAAATCGCGGCCATCGGTCATGGGCTTGCTCCTCAAGTGCAGGGCCGCGAATCATGGCGGCGAGGTTTTTACGGCCTCGCAAATCAAGAGCGAGCTGGGCCGGGTCTCGCGGTTTCGCAGACATTCCGCCGCGCTCTCTCCCCAGGCCACGTCGCGGACCGTTTCGAAGCCGGCCTCGCGAAGCCGGCGATGAAGCTCTTCGCGGTCGTAGATCCATTGGTGTCCCCACCAGCGAAACATGATGTTGAACATCTCGGCGCGCGAGGCGATGAACTGCCATTGCGGCTCGTGCAGCCACGACTGGTCGCGCCAATTCCCGCTGGCCGATTTTTCGATCATGTCGTCGAGCGAAGGCATGGCGATGCGCAACACGCCGCCCGAAACAAGCGAACGGCGACAATCTCGCAGGAAGCTCAAGCCTTGCTGCAAACTCAGGTGCTCCAACACATGTTCCGAGAAAACCACCTCGCACGTGGCGTCGGGCGTCGGCAGTCCTTGCGACAAATCCCAAAACAGGTCGACCGTGTCCAGCTCGCGGTTGTTGTCGATGTTGACCCAGCCCGCAAAGGGTATTGGGCCGCAGCCCGCGTTGATCTTGTAGGGAGGTGCAAACCGCCGCAAGGCGCGGCGCGCCAAGGCCAGGCGGCCGGCATAGCGGGCCGCATTCCACGCCCTCCACTCAGGCCGAAGCGTTCGCCGGACTAGCTTGAGCATGACGTTCTCGGCGTCCAAGGGTCTTTCATCCGCGCGGCGACTCCGTGCCGAGCGGTCCGACTTGCCAATCGAGCTGCGGGCGCACGGCTCCGACAAGCTTGCCGAACCAAAGAATCGGCCGCTCCACGTCGTGAACTTCGAACGTTGCCAGGTCGGACATGTCGAAAATCACGCTCGCCTGGTCCTTTGCCGCCAGCAACCGAATACTATAGACGCCGTCGTTCAACAAGTTACCCGGCACGTGACAACGTCCTCGAAACAAGCCCCGGCCAACGGTCGCAGCCGGAGCGATCGAGTTAAAAATACACGTTCCTTCGAGGCTGTACAGCACCAGGCTCAAATTCAGGGTTGCTTGAGAAGTCAGGTTCCACAGCTCGAAGTCGATATCGATCGGCGTATCGACCGAAATGCTCTTGGCCGGCGAAGACCCGCTGGGGGCCACACACACGCGGTGCAAACGCAACAGCTCGTTGCCGGGCGCGGCTTCCACCGAATCCCAGACCCGTTGGCTGGCCAGGCACTCGGCCGACTCGATGTAGCCATTCACGACGTCGTTGACGTGGCCGTGCATTTTCACGCGGCCGCGCTCCAGCCAAACGGCAGTCTGGCAAAGTGTGCGGACCGCGGTCAGGTTATGGCTCACGAAGACGAGTGTTCTGCCGGCGGTCGCCAGATCGCCCATTCGGCCCAGGCACTTCTTTTGGAAATCGCCATCGCCGACCGCCAGCACCTCGTCGATGAGCAGCAGCTCCGGCTCCAACTGTGCCGCCACGGCGAAGGCCAGGCGCATCGACATACCACTGGAATAATGCTTGACGGGCGTATCCAGAAACCGCTCGGTCCCGGCGAAATCGACGATGGCATCGAATTTGTCGAGGATTTCGCGGCGGCTCATGCCGAGAATGGCGCCGTTGAGAAAGATGTTCTCCTTTCCGGTCAACTCCGGATGGAAGCCGGTGCCGACTTCGAGCAAACTGCCCACGCGGCCGCGGAGCGCCACTTCGCCGGCGGTCGGTTTGGTGATCCGCGAAAGGATTTTCAGCAGTGTGCTTTTGCCCGCCCCATTGCGGCCGATGACGCCCAGGACTTCGGTCGGGCGGACGTCGAAACTGACGTTCTCCAGCGCCCAAAACTCTTCGCTCGTTTCGCCGCGCTGTCCGCGCAGGCGCCGCAGGGGGGCCGTCGCCGCGCGCGAAAGGCTCTCGCGGAGCGTGCGGTAACCGGCGCGCTGGCCGGAATGCGAAAGGCGATAACGCTTGCCGAGATTGCGGATGGAGATGGCTGGTTGGGGCATTCAAATGATGTCGGCGAACGAGTCCTCCACGCGGCGAAAATAGAGGCAGCCCACAGCGAACATGACGACCGCCGCGCCGGCCGACCAGGCCAGCGCGGCCAGCGAGACCGGGGTGCCCAGTACGGATGCGCGAAACGCGGCGATCAGGCCCGTCAGCGGATTCGCATACAGCAGCCAATCACTTACGATCGACGATCGCTCCGCACCTGCGGCGATGTGCATGTAAATCGTCGGCGTGGCGAACATCCAAAGCTGCACGAGGAAGGGGATGACGTAGCGGAAATCGCGATAGGCCACGTTGAGGGCGGCCAACAAGGCGCCGCCGCCCAGGGCGGTCAAGAGCAGCAGTGTGAGCAGCCCCGGTGCAATAAGCAAGCCCCAGGTTGCCGGCACTCGGTACCAAAGCATCAGGACGGCGAGCATGCTGAAGGCAACCAGCAAATCAAACACCGCGGCAGCCACGGACGCGAAGGGGATGATCAATCGTGGAAAGTAAACCTTGGTGATCAACCGCTCCGATCCTACCACGCTGTTGCCCGCGTTGCTGACGGCGGTGGCGAAGAACGTCCATGGCAAGAGGCCGGCAAACACGAACAGCGGATAAGGCAGCCCGCCCGTATCGACCTTGGCCAGGCGGCCGAAAAAGATGCTGAATACCAGCATCATCAGTGCGGGCTGCAAGACGGCCCAGGCCGCCCCCAGTACGGTCTGTTTGTAGCGCACCTTCACGTCGCGCCAGGTCAGAAAGTAGAGCAGCTCGCGGTACTTCCAAAGCTCTTGAAAGCCGATGGCCTGCCAGCCGGTCTGGGGACGGATCAGCGTCATCGGCGGGTCGGGCGGCGACGCGACTTCTTGGGCCGGGGAGTGCGGACCATGGGATACGCGATCGGTCTGCGTTGCCGAAGACGGTGGCGCGTGGTGCAGGTCGGCGTCGGAAGACATTCAGAGTATCGTTCGAACCGCGGCCGGCGATTAACGGTCCTTGGCGGCCGTTTCACCAGGACTCGGTTGCTTGGGCTGGACTTTCTTTGCCGCTGCGGCGGCCGCGACGGCCCGGTCGGCCAGCTCGATGCCCCCACGGAGTTCTTCGGGCAAGAAATAGGGATAACTGCTTCCGTCGGCCCGCTCGATCCGTTTGCCGGCCAGTTGCTCCCAACTCATGCCGTTGTTCAGGTGCCAGGCTGCCGCTTGGGCCGCGCGTTGGTTCATCCCGCTGGGGTCGAGCTCGGTCAACAACTCGGCCACGCCCGGCTTGGTGGTGAACGACTCAACCCGCTTGATGGAATACGTCATCTGCGGCCTTGGCTCGGGCTTGCCGTGTTCCAGGCAGACGCACGGCACTCGGACGTTCCCTTCCTTATCCGCCGGGACGTTGAACATGCCTCCGCCTCCCCCGCCCATCCCCTGTCCACCGCCGCCACCCCCGGCACCCATGCCTCCCATACCCATGCCGCCCATGCCCATTTGGGCCAGCACGGGCGCGGCGGCGAACGCCGCGGGCAAGCGCACATTCAGCGGCTTGCCGCTTTTGTTCTTGATGAAGATGCGGCCCTGGGTCGAATCCTTGGGAATGAACCTCACGGCAATCTTGCCGGCATCCAGCGCCTCGAACATCTCGACCGTCTCGTCGCTGGGGTTGTACTGGCCCGCTTTGGCGTAGCGGCGCGACGCGGACGTTGCTTGTTGGGCCGCCGCTGCGCCGGCCGCGGGCTTGGCACCGCGTCGTGTGCGCCGCGCGGCCAAAGACGAAGCCGGTTCGGCCAATAACGAGGCGATCAGCACTGCCGGAATCAGCACTGCCGGAACAAGCCCGACGGCGATCGGCGACAAACCCCGCAACGGTTTCGACAGCAGTGAGACGGACAACATCGCTAGAGTTCCTCTTCTTCAACGAGCTTGGAAATGGGCGCGCAGGACGACGGGCAAGTCGCCTAGCTTCGTGTACTGTACTCGAAGCGGGCGGTAAAGTCCAAGAAAAAAGACGGAAAGCGGTGGCTGGGGCCGAGCTTGGCCCGCCAACGCCATTCTGTTTCTGTTGTTTGGGCGGGGGGGTTGTTTAAGATAGAGTCCGTCATGCGTCGCTTTTTATGCGCCTTTGAGAGACCTACCATGTGGATTCGTTCGGCCGTTCTCCCGTGCCTGTTTTTCAGTTTGCTCCCGGTGGGAGCCGTTGCCGCCCAGTCGGAGACCGTCAAGGCGGCCATGCAAGCGTTCGTCGATAACCGCGACGTGGCGGGGCTGGTGACGGTCGTCGGCAACAAACAGGGCGTCGTCGATGTTCAGGTGCTCGGCATGGCCGACCTGGAAAACAGAATCCCCATGCGGCGCGACAGCATCTTTCGCATCGCGTCGATGACCAAGCCGATTACGGCCCTGGCCGTCATGCAGCTCGTCGAGCAAGGCAAGGTCAAGGTCGATGACCCGGTCGAGAATTACCTGCCCGAATTCAAAGGGCAGCTTTTGACGGCCTCGAAAGAAGGCGACGCCGTAACGCTGAAAAAGCCGCCCAGGCCCGTTGCCGTGAAGGACCTGCTGACGCACACCTCCGGGCTGCCGAACTATCCGGCCGGTCTGGCCGACGTCTATCAGAAGCGCAACCGCACGCTGAGCGAAACCACCATCGCCATCAGCCAACTGCCGCTGACCTTCGAGCCAGGCAGCCGCTGGAGTTATTGCAACCCCGGCATCGACACGCTGGGCAGAATCGTCGAAGTCGTGTCGGGCATGACTTACGATTCGTATCTTGCCAGGAACATCTTCGAGCCGTTGGGCATGTTCGACACCACGCCGTATCCTTCGGCGGAACAGCTTAAACGGCTGGCGGTCACGTACGGCAAGGAGAGCGACAAGCTCGTGGCCAGGCCCGGCGGCGTGCTCGACTACGCCACCGTTGCCAAGCATCCGGTGCCGGCGGGCGGCCTGTTCAGCACGGGGGACGACCTGGCAAAACTCTATCAGTGCCTGCTCAATGGCGGCACGCTCAATGGCCGCAGGATCATCGGCGAAAAAACGCTGGCCGACATGACGACCATTCACACGGGCGACCTGAAGGCCGGCTTCGTCGATGGCAGCGGCTGGGGTTACGGCTTCGGGATCGTGAAAGAAGCCCGCGGCGTGACGGAGCACCTTTCGCCGGGCAGTTTCGGCCACGGCGGCGCTTATGGCACGCAAGTCTGGCTCGATCCGACGAAGGGCGTCTACACCATCCTGCTTTTGCAGCGTGTCGGACTGCCGAACAGCGACGGCAGCGCCATGCGCAAGGCGCTGCACGCCGCGGCGGCCGCCCTGGCCAAGTGAAAAGCGATCGCCGGCGGTGGATTTCACCAGCTGCCCAGTCCAAGTTCATTTTAACGAGACGCAATGCCTCGAGCGAGGAGACCGCCCACAAAAATCACCGGGAGGCCCTTGACACCAGATACTCTTTCAGGGAAGGGTGTCTGCTTTACCTTCCCGGGGATCTTGATAGGGCGCACGACGTGCCCTTGGCGGCTACGGCAAGCTCTCGTCCAGTGCGCGAAGCATCGCCAAATGCTCTTCGTCGCGGCGGTATGCCTCCAGGCTCCGTTCAAACGACGCGGCATTCTTCGTGCAAACGAGCGTCTGGGGCGACCCCCGGCGGTCGGTCGCGCAATCGACGTCGCAGCGGTTTTGCCGAATCACCAGCTCCACGTGCGAGCGGCGATCTTGCCTCGCGCGAAAGCGATAGACTGCTTCGTCGGCGTTCTGCAAAAACATCTTTAAGGCCGAACAATCGGCGCACTTGCAGGTGAGCTCCGCAGGTCGGCGAAGGTTGCCGGGCTTTTTGGGCGGAGTCGCCGTGCGCGTTTGCAGCTTTTCGCGGCAAGCGGCGATCCATTTCGACAATCCGGCATTTGGCTTCGTCACATGTTCCTCGAGCCACGGACGAAGGCCCGACACGGCCGCGAGATGGGCCTTGGTCAAGCAATACCACGTCGGCGTGGCGAAGGCATGCTCGACAACGCGCGCCAACAACGCGGATTCGTCGATGGCAATCAACGATTTGGCCAACGAAGCAAGCAGCCCGGCACGGTTGAGCTCGCCGGCGCGCCAGTCGTCCGCTTTCGTTTCCCCGTCGGTCCGCTGCAAGGCCGAAACCAGCTCGTTGGCCAGCGGGACACATAGTTGCATTCGCTCCTGTTCGCCGTCGCCTCGTGCCAGACAGAGTTGTTCGAGCAGCCGCGCGTTGCGCAGCAGCGTTTCTCGGACGGTGCTCGCGAACAAGACGGTCAGCTCCGGGCGAAACGTGAGCCAGCCATATTTGGCGCAAACCTCCGCCAGGGCCTTGCCCGGATCGACGGAAACATCCTTGACCAGGACCTTGCTCAGAAAGGCGCGAATCAACGTCGTATCGTCGAGCAACTCGAGCAGAGGCAGCAATTCGTGCGGAGCATGTTGCTCCGGGACTCTGGCGACATACGTGTTTTCAGGCCAGCGGTCGATCATGATCGACGCGAATTCGACGCACTGGGCCTTCAGCTTCTCCGCCTCTTCTCCCGCTGCCCGTTGCCACCGCGCGACCAACGGCATGAGCGCGGGCGCCAGCTTGGTCACGCCGATGTCGCCGGTCGAGCAATTCAGCCAGCGAGTCGCCGCCGGGCAACGCCCACCGCCATCCATGTCTCGCCTGGGGCCTTGTCGAATGACCCGCCTATCGCCTATTTCGGCAGGGCGTACAATGGGAGCCATCATGGCTCACGACTTCCTTCGCGTCGGCATCATCGGTCTGGGCGGCAATTCCCGGCTGCGCCATGTTCCTGGTCTGCGGGCCTGCGCGGACGTCGAAGTGACGGCGGTCTGCAATCGCCGGCCCGACTCAACTTCCGCCGCAGCCGCCGAGTTCGGCATCGCCAAGACCTACGAGCATTGGCAAGACCTGGTGGCCGACCCGGAGATCGACGCGGTGGTGATCGGCACCTGGCCCTATTTGCACTGCCCGATCACGTTGGCCGCGCTGGAGGCCGGCAAGCACGTGCTGACCGAGGCGCGTATGGCGATGAACGCGGCTGAGGCGCACCAGATGCTCGCGGCCAGCCGCAATCACCCGGAGCTGGTCTGCCAAGTCGTGCCCAGCCCGTTCGGTTTGCGTGCCCATCGCGTGGTGCTGGATCTGCTCCGCTCCGGCTTCATCGGCGAGCTGCGGGAGCTGCTGGTCTTCGCCGCCGGCGAACAGTTGGCCGACGCCGAGACGCCGATCGGCTGGCGGCAAGTCCGCGAGTTGTCGGGCTTGAACATGTTGACCTTGGGCATCGTCCACGAGACCGTCATGCGCTGGGCGCCGCAGCCGGTGCGGGTGTTGGCCCAAGTGCGGGCCTATGTGGGCGAGCGGCTCGACCCGGCCACCGGCCTCTGGCGACGGGTGGGGACGCCCGACAGCGTGCAGGTGCTTGCCGCGCTGAGCGGCGGCGCGCACGCCGTCTACCATATCAGCGGCGTGGCCCGGTTCGGCATGGGAACGCAGGTCCATTTGTACGGCAGCGAAGGGGTGTTGCGTTATGAGCTTTCGCCCCAAGACCGTCTGCTTGGCGCGCGGCGCGGCGAAACGGGCCTGCGCGAGATCGAGGTTCCCGCAGACCAGGCGATGGCCTGGGACGTCGAGGCGGAATTCATCGGCGCGATTCGCCGCCAGCGGCAGGTCGAGTTGTGCGACTTTGCCACCGGCGTGCAGTATATGGAGTTCACCGAGGCCGTCGCCCGCAGTGCGGCTTCGGGTGTCGCGGTGACGTTGCCGTTGGAACTGTAGGGTGGAAAAAGCGAGCTTGCGAGCGCCGGCGTGAAAGGGTTCAGGGTTCAGTAAGGCCGTGTAGAGTGGGACCAGCGAGCTTGCGAGCGCCGGCCCACCATCAAGCATCAGGCGACAGTCGACGGTCAATTCGATTTTTCCTGAACCCTGAACCCTTCAACGGTGGGCCGGCGCTCGCAAGCTCGCTGGCCCCACCCTACGGATCAGCCCGTAAAGCATCCTCGCTATTGCACGCCCGGATCCTTGCCGTCGTTCCGCACCATCAGCCGGCGCAATGTTTCATCCTCCAGCGGTTGCGTGACGAAGCTCACGTGGCCGTCGCAAAAGAGAAACAGCCGTCCACCGGAGTACGGTGTCGTCAAGCCGGCCGACGGATGCTGGGGATCGAACGAGTAGTCATCGGGCTTCGTCCAGATGACGGCCTGCTCGTCGCCCATCTCGATGGCCATGACGGTATTGCTGGTGCCGTCCGTGATTTCTCCGAAGCCCGCCCCGGCTTTCCCTTCGAACACCGATCCCGGCCCGACGGCTACGACGTAGGATGTGCGGTCGCCGGCCGCCGTCGAACCAAGAGAACGATAGACGTCGGGCATGCGTTCGACGAGCTTGCGGTTGTGCTCGCTGTCCCATGGCTCATCGAGATGAAACTCTTTGTAGAGCGCGTTATGCTCTAAGTAGGGCAGCACCGCTACGCGCCAGCTCAACAGCGGCCGTCCTTGGGCATCGGCAATCGCCGCCGGCGGAAAGTGCTTGTTGACATCGGCGTACGTGTGCATGGCAAGTCCAATTTGCTTGAGCTGATTGGTTGATTGACGGCGGCGCGCCGAGTTCGTCAGAACCTCCAGCGCGGGTCGAATGACCGCGGCCAGCGGTCCGATCTGCTGGCTGTCGAGTGTGAGAACCAGGTGATCGTCGTGTACGTCGGGCAACAACGTCGCGGCCAGCTTGTCGAGCTGCGGCCATCGCTCGCGCAGCAGGCCGGCGAGGTAGGCTTTCAAAGTCCGGGCAGCGTCGATGGTTTGCGATTGCACTACGAGCCGCAGAGCGGGCTGGGGCGAAACATCGGCGCCCAGCGCGGTCCACAGTGCGCCTCGCGTCAGCGTGGTCATCGGCCCGCCGCCGATCTCGGCGGGAAGCGACGGCATCAGCTCTTCGACGACGCGACGTGCGGCGGCGCTCGGCATGAAAACCACTTGAAGCCGGCGGTCGCCGACGGCTGCCAGCGCGCGGGCCAACTCCGGCCGCCGCGCGGGCGACGCCGTTGCCAACCGCTCGGGCGTGCCACGAGGGCCGATAAACAGCACGTCGCCGATGCGCTCCGCGACTCCCCCTCGTGGACTCAATGTTTTGAGCCGTTTTTCGTCCGCGTCCTTGCCAAGAGGCACAATCACGAACGGGCCTTGATCGGGCACGTCGGCCAGGCTGACGATCACGTAAAGGTCGCGGCCTCCGGCCCGCCGAAAGGTTTCCAGCCACGGGTTCGCGGCCTCTTTCATGCGAAACAAGGGGTGCCCGGCCGGAAGAAACGGCTCGGCCAACGCGAACAGTTTGTCGGCGTCGATGCGCGAAAGGTCGGCGTGGGCCACGGCGATGGTGTCTTCATCAACAAAAGGAGCGATCGTTTTGGCGGCCTCCGCGTACGGGTCCGCCGAGGACTGCCCCTCAGCGGCGTAGGCGGCGTGGTGCCTCAGGGCCGACGCAATGCACAAGAGGAAGAATGCGAATCTGAATACGGGCATGGCAGTTACTCTTATTGTTTGGAACAGCATCATCGTTGATAAGTGATCTATCTTGCGACGGTGATTTCATAACGCACGTGCAATCCTGGCGGCAGGGTGCCCTCCAGCACGGCCGTGTCGCCCGACAACCGGTAGGTAAAAGGCCCGCCCGTCGCAGGATCGTCGGGAACCGGCGCCTCGGTGATGTCGGCGAGTTGCTTCGGCAGCCGCCCGTCATGGCCGGCGGCGTAGAGCCGCAAGGCCTCGATGGTTCTTGAAAGAGCGAAGACTTGCTCGTTCCGTGTTTGAGCATGCATGGCCGCCTGGATGGCGGGCAGCAGCCAGTGCGCGAGCGGCACGATCTCGCGCCTTCGCGCTGACTGCTCGTGAAATCGTTCCGCGGCCGCCAACTGCTCATGCACTTCTCGGTACGGCAGGCGCGACCATTTGAACATCTGATCTCGCAGATCGTTGTAAGTGCCGAAGGTATAGAGCACGACGACCTGTTGCACCGTCATCAGCTCGACGGCCTCGGGCGACCGTCCGTAATCGACCAGCCACTGCTTGGCGCGAGAATAATCTTTGATCGCTCGGATGAGGACAGCTACGCGGTGCTCCTGGCTCGATTCCCTGGTGTCGATCTCGTTCATGGCATCGACGAGTTGGTCATAGGCGCGGCGCCATTCCGCGGGCCCGCGGCCCTCGCGCTCCATCTCGCGCCATTCGGGATGCCAGAAGTAGATCGAGTCGGCTTCGTAGTCGTAGGCACGGTCCAAGTCGATGAACGGCCGCGGCAAGACCGCAAAGGCCCAATACAGGTTCGGGGCATCGGGCTGCTGCGAGAGTTCGCGGATCTGATTGGTCATGATGTTGGCGATGGCTATCCCGACCAGGGCATGA harbors:
- a CDS encoding methyltransferase domain-containing protein, with the translated sequence MTDGRDFSSPPGGTTPYDDAFFDRLQQGALRSAAVVVPHLMRWISPQSVVDIGCGRGAWLSVFQQHGVETLLGVDGPYVERERLAIPQECFREANLDGPLSLEGSFDLALCLEVAEHLNWRHGPGLVTKLASLAPFVLFSAAVPGQSGVHHVNAQWPWYWVNLFRERGFQCLDVVRPKIWRDTGVDFFYRQNTFLFASSAGLERRPHLLEEEAFSFDDLQLIHAGILGQFQGVRGLLAHLPGALRRAITNRLTLKGRHWGSPFP
- a CDS encoding methyltransferase domain-containing protein; this encodes MLKLVRRTLRPEWRAWNAARYAGRLALARRALRRFAPPYKINAGCGPIPFAGWVNIDNNRELDTVDLFWDLSQGLPTPDATCEVVFSEHVLEHLSLQQGLSFLRDCRRSLVSGGVLRIAMPSLDDMIEKSASGNWRDQSWLHEPQWQFIASRAEMFNIMFRWWGHQWIYDREELHRRLREAGFETVRDVAWGESAAECLRNRETRPSSLLICEAVKTSPP
- a CDS encoding ABC transporter permease, translating into MSSDADLHHAPPSSATQTDRVSHGPHSPAQEVASPPDPPMTLIRPQTGWQAIGFQELWKYRELLYFLTWRDVKVRYKQTVLGAAWAVLQPALMMLVFSIFFGRLAKVDTGGLPYPLFVFAGLLPWTFFATAVSNAGNSVVGSERLITKVYFPRLIIPFASVAAAVFDLLVAFSMLAVLMLWYRVPATWGLLIAPGLLTLLLLTALGGGALLAALNVAYRDFRYVIPFLVQLWMFATPTIYMHIAAGAERSSIVSDWLLYANPLTGLIAAFRASVLGTPVSLAALAWSAGAAVVMFAVGCLYFRRVEDSFADII
- a CDS encoding serine/threonine-protein kinase; this translates as MGLLDQFKSMLSGGRVDVRAKYEVLREITSGTMSTFYKARDKQTGKLVGLKILDPKKTAEFEARFKGLNKPTEGEILGKLDHPRIVKLVEHGTTSRGERFVVMEFIDGPGLDLLIIGRSPLLKGRRVPILRQAAEAVQAVHDAGFIHRDICPRNFMADPQGDNLKLIDFGLTVPATPPFMQPGNRTGNPNYMAPELVRRQPTDQRLDLFAFGVSAYEICTGNLPWERGETGLVAMKHAEHAPVEIERYRPQIEPVLAQAIMRCVEREPEKRFATANDFLQAIADVKSEDA
- a CDS encoding ABC transporter ATP-binding protein encodes the protein MPQPAISIRNLGKRYRLSHSGQRAGYRTLRESLSRAATAPLRRLRGQRGETSEEFWALENVSFDVRPTEVLGVIGRNGAGKSTLLKILSRITKPTAGEVALRGRVGSLLEVGTGFHPELTGKENIFLNGAILGMSRREILDKFDAIVDFAGTERFLDTPVKHYSSGMSMRLAFAVAAQLEPELLLIDEVLAVGDGDFQKKCLGRMGDLATAGRTLVFVSHNLTAVRTLCQTAVWLERGRVKMHGHVNDVVNGYIESAECLASQRVWDSVEAAPGNELLRLHRVCVAPSGSSPAKSISVDTPIDIDFELWNLTSQATLNLSLVLYSLEGTCIFNSIAPAATVGRGLFRGRCHVPGNLLNDGVYSIRLLAAKDQASVIFDMSDLATFEVHDVERPILWFGKLVGAVRPQLDWQVGPLGTESPRG
- the accD gene encoding acetyl-CoA carboxylase, carboxyltransferase subunit beta, whose product is MATTTSSSDVTTPDAQAGQANMTRKKRGVPEGLWQRCPGCQGMVFRKEVEKRLGVCPEPGCDYHFYVSAQERIRQLLDEGTFEEWDAELLPTDPLEFADKKPYAERLSAEQARTGLRDAAITGMGMVRARRVAFGVTDSAFIMGSMGSVVGEKLTRLVERATQQQLPLIIVSGSGGGARMHEGILSLMQMAKISAALARYDQAGGLFISVLTNPTMGGVAASFASLGDLIFAEPKALIGFAGPRTIQATLRLELPKGFQTSEFLLEHGFIDRIVRRSDLKSEIARAIDYCGK